In Gammaproteobacteria bacterium, the DNA window GTACGGCGCCGGCGCGCGCTCGACCACTTTTTGATTGCGCCGCTGCACCGAGCAGTCGCGCTCGTAGAGATGGACGACGTTGCCGTAGGTATCGCCGAGGATTTGCACTTCAACGTGGCGCGCACGGCGCACCAGTTTTTCGAGGTACACCTCGTCGTTGCCGAACGCCGCCAGCGCTTCGCGCCGGGCAATGTCCAGTTGCTCCGCCAGATCGGCTTCGGCTTCGATCGTACGCATGCCGCGGCCGCCGCCGCCCCAGCTCGCCTTCAGCATCAGCGGGTAGCCGACCTTGGCGGCGGCGCGTTTGACCTCGGCGATGTCGCGCGATAGCGCGCCGGTCGCCGGAATCACCGGCACGCCGGCGGCGATCGCGGCGTTGCGCGCGGCGACTTTGTTGCCGAGCGTACGCATGACCTCGGGCGTCGGGCCGACGAAGGCGATGCCATGGGCGGCGCAAGCCGCGGCAAACTCCGGGTTCTCCGACAGAAAGCCGTAACCGGGGTGGATGGCGTCGACTTTCGCCTGCTTGGCGATATGGACGATGTCGTTGATATCGAGGTAGGCCTGAATCGGCTTTTTGCCGGCGCCGACCAGGTAACTCTCGTCGGCCTTGAACCGATGCAGCGAGAAGCGGTCTTCGTTGGCGTAGATCGCAACCGTGCGAATGCCCATTTCCGCTGCCGCGCGCATGACGCGGATAGCGATTTCGCCGCGATTGGCGACCAGCAGGCTCTCAATTTTCGTCATGAATGTCTCTGGAATCGGCGGAAATGAGTGGGGTCGATCCTATCAAATAACTCAGCTAGCGCTTTTGTTAAAAAGACGTCGCAATTACAACAATCGGCCGCCGTCGTCGGTCGGCGCCGCATTTTTTGCTCTAAAGCACACGCACGGTACGTTAGAATCGCGCTATGGGCCTAGCAAAACGCGTCATCCCTTGCCTCGACGTTGATAATGGTCGTGTGGTTAAGGGCGTCAAGTTCGTCGAAATCCGCGATGCCGGCGATCCGGTCGAGATCGCGCGCCGGTACGACGAGCAGGGGGCGGACGAGATCACCTTTCTCGATATCACCGCCAGCAGCGATAACCGCGGCACGATGGTGCATGTGGTCGAGCGTATGGCCGACCAGGTGTTCATTCCGCTCACCGTCGGCGGCGGTATTCGCACCGTCGACGACGTCCGGCGCATGTTGAACGCCGGTGCCGACAAAGTATCGATCAATACCGCTGCGGTTACTGACCCCGATTTCGTCAAACGCGCGGCTGATCGTTTCGGTGCGCAGTGCATCGTTGTCGCGGTCGATGCCAAACAGACGCAGACGGGCCCGGCGCCGCGCTGGGAGGTCTACACCCACGGCGGCCGGCGGGCGACCGGCCTCGACGTCATCGAATGGGCCGCGCGCATGGCGGCGTACGGCGCCGGCGAAATCCTGTTGACCAGCATGGATCGTGACGGCACTAAGAATGGCTTCGATTTACCGCTGACACGGGCGGTGGCCGATGCCGTGAGCGTGCCGGTGATTGCTTCCGGTGGTGTCGGCAATCTCGACCACTTGGTAGCTGGGGTGCGTGAAGGCGCCGCCGATGCGGTGTTGGCGGCTAGTATTTTCCATTTTGGCGAGTACACCGTCGGCCAAGCGAAGCAGCGTATGGCGGAGGCCGGTCTTGAGGTACGAAGATAGCCAAGCCACCCTAATTATTCCCCGCGTTAAAAACGCGAAGATGGAATTAAGAGGGGGATAGCCTCTGCTATCATGGTTCAACCTATGAGTGACTCCTGGCTCGACAACGTAAAGTGGGGAAACGATGGCCTCGTCCCTGCTATTGCTCAAGACGCCGGCACCGGTAAGGTGCTGACGCTGGCGTGGATGAATCGCGAGTCGTTGGCGGCAACTGCGCTCGAGGGCCGGGCGGTGTACTGGTCGCGTTCACGCGCCAAGTTATGGCGCAAGGGTGAAGAATCGGGGCACGTGCAGCGAATTCGCGAAATTCGCCTGGATTGCGACAACGACGCGGTCCTGTTGTTGGTCGAACAACTGGGCGGTATCGCTTGTCATACCGGTCGGGAAAGCTGTTTTTATCAGCGCCTGACCCAGGACCAGTGGGCCGCGGTCGAGCCGGTATTGAAGCCGGCCCGGGAAATTTATGGCAAGAAATAGCGATGTCAGATACTTTAAGTAAGGTGGCAGCGATGCTCGAGGCGCGCAAGGGTGCAGCGCCGGAGACGTCGTATGCCGCCAGCCTCTATGCCAAAGGGCTCGATGCCATACTTAAGAAGATCGGCGAAGAGGCGACGGAGACGGTAATTGCGGCCAAAGGCGGAGAGCGGTCGCAGTTGATCCACGAGGTCGCTGACCTCTGGTTTCACACCCTGGTGTTGCTGGCGCAGCAAGGACTCAAACCGGACGACATCTTGCAGGAGCTCGATCGGCGATTGGGCCGGTCCGGGCTCGAGGAAAAGGCGTCGCGTGCGTTGAAAGACCCGCGGTAACTTTTAATATTTCCCTCCTCCGTTGTGGGAAGGGAAGGAGAGCGGGCTTCGAAATGGCCCCCTCTCCCCATCCCTCCCCCGCAAGGGGGGAGGGAGAGCAGGTTCGCTAACGCGGTTCATTTGATCTGGAGATATCGCATGGGTAGCTGGAGTATTTGGCATTGGTTGATCGTTCTGGTCGTAGTGATGCTGGTTTTCGGCACCAAGAAGCTCGGCAATATTGGCGGTGATTTGGGCTCAGCCATCCGCAATTTCAAAAAGGCAGTGAAGGACGGCGAGCAGGAAGACGAGAAGCAAGCGCCGGCGCCGGCCGAGCCGCCGCGATTCGCTAACAGCGGTCGCGTGATCGACGCCGAAGTCACCACTACCAAGGACAAGAGCAAGGCCTAAGCGCGCAGACGGCGCGCCGCTCGTATGTTTGACGTCGGTTTTTCCGAGTTGCTGATCGTTGGCCTAGTCGCACTACTGGTGCTCGGTCCAAAACGGTTGCCCGAAGTTGCCAGCACCGCTGGGCGCTGGCTCGGGCGGTTGCGGGCGTTTATGGCGGATGCCAAACGCGATTTGGACCGTGAGATTCAGCAGGCGAATATACCCGAGTGGCAGCAGCTGACGGGCGAGTTGGACGATGCGCGCCGGTTGATGGACGAAACATCGGCGCAGTTATCGCACGATCTTGCCAGTGCTGTGCCGAATGCCAGCGATATCGGCGTTCCGTCGATTGCACCGCCGGCTGCCGAGCCAGCGGCAGTCGAAGCCGTAGCAGCGGAAGAGAGTGCTGCCGCCGTACCCAAGAAGGCGAAGGCTCGCCGCAAAACGGCAGTTCGTAAACCGAAGGCCGTTACTAAGAAGAAAAGCGTCCAGGCGCCGGAAGTTGCAGACGCCGAACCCGAAGTTAAACCCGAAATCAAAGAGTAATACCGGTGGCTGAGACCGACGAGGTCAGCGGCACGCTCATTTCGCACCTGCTCGAGCTGCGCAATCGCATTCTGTATGCGGTGATTGCCGTCGCCGTCGTGTTCATTGGGTTGGTGCCGTGGTCGAACGACGTTTACACGCTGTTGGCGCAACCGCTGCTGGCGGTATTGCCGGCCGGCGCCAGCATGATCGCCACCGACGTGGCCTCGCCATTCCTCACACCGATTCGATTGACGGCGATGGTATCGGTCGCAATCGCGGCGCCGATTCTGCTCTATCAGATTTGGGCATTTGTCGCGCCGGGGTTGTATAAGCACGAGCGCCGGTTGGTCGTGCCGCTGGTGGTATCGAGCGTTGTGCTGTTTTACAGCGGCATGGCATTCGCCTATTTCGCGGTATTTCCGGTGGTGTTCAAGTTTTTTGTCGGCACCGTCCCGGAAGGCGTGATGATGATGCCATCCATCTCGGCCTATCTCGATTTTGTTTTCTCGCTGTTCTTCGCGTTTGGCATTGCCTTCGAGGTACCGGTGGCCGTCGTCATTTTGGTCTACATGGGCGTCGTCAGCCCCGAGGCGCTGAGTGAGAAGCGACCGTACGTAATTGTCGGGATCTTTATCGCCGCCGCCATTTTGACGCCGCCGGACGTGCTATCGCAGTTGTTATTGGCGGTGCCGATGTGCTTACTGTATGAGGTCGGCGCATTGGTGGCGCGCCGGATCCACAAGCGTTCGCCCCGGCCCGAGTAGGCGCCGGACAATCGGCAGGGGGATTAGTCAGGCAGCGATAAAATAATTGCAAAGTGGTTCGGCCGCGCCTAACTCCGATAGAATCCACCTTCTTGGCCGCGCGGATCATGGCGTTTCGCTTGACTAGAACCAGGCCTTATATGATCCTATGCCGCCTTTTTTAGCCTAGAAGTACATGCCAACACACCAAGTTTCTACGCCGGCCGATTTATCGCCCGGTAAGATTATTACGTTCGAAAATTTCAGGGGGTTTCATGAGCGCTGAGGGTGTCGATCCGCGTCGCCGGCGATTGCTGGTAGCGACGACGGGTCTTGGATTGGTCGGGGCTGCATTTGCAGCTACACCCTTCGTTAAGAGCATGCTGCCGAGTGCGCGTGCGCGTGCCGCCGGTGCGCCGGTTGAAGTCGATATCAGCAAGCTCGAGTCGGGCCAGCTGATCACCGTCGAATGGCGCGGTAAGCCGGTCTGGATCGTGCGGCGCACGCCAGAGATGTTGGAATCCCTGAAGCAGGACGAAGGGATTCTGGCTGATCCGCAGTCGACGGTCGTGTCGCAGCAGCCGGCGTACGCCAAGAACCCGGGACGCTCGATTAAGCCAGAGGTGTTGGTGCTGGTCGGTATCTGTACCCATCTCGGTTGCTCGCCCGACAAGCGCCTCACCGCTGGTGCTACCTCTGGTCTCGGCGACAACTGGCCGGGTGGTTTCTTCTGCCCGTGCCACGGCTCTAAGTTCGACCTCGCCGGCCGCGTGTTCAAGAACGTGCCGGCGCCGACCAACCTGGTGGTGCCGCAGCACAGCTACCTGAGCGACAGCCGCGTTCTCATCGGCGTCGATCCGAAAGATCAGAAAGATCAGAAAGGAGCCGCCTAATGAAGCCGAGCGAAAGTAAAGGATTGGTCGGCTGGGTCGATGAGCGCTTCCCGCTGACCGAGACCTGGGAGCTACACGCTTCCAAGTACTCCACGCCGAAGAACTTCAACTTCTGGTACTACTTCGGCTCGCTGGCGCTGGTGGTGTTGGCGATGCAGATCCTGACGGGCATCTTCCTGACGATGCATTACAAGCCGGACACCGGCTTGGCGTTCTCGTCGGTCGAGTACATCATGCGCGACGTCGAGTACGGTTGGTTGCTGCGTTACCTGCATTCGACCGGCGCATCGATGTTCTTCGTCGTCGTCTATCTCCACATCTTCCGGGCGTTCTTATACGGTTCGCACCGCGGTCCGCGTGAGTTGCTGTGGATCATCGGTGTCGTCATCTTCATCGTGCTGATGGCCGAGGCGTTCATGGGCTATCTGCTGCCGTGGGGCAACATGTCTTACTGGGGCGCGCAGGTAATTATCTCGCTGTTCGACGCTATCCCGGTCGTTGGTCCTGGTCTGTCCGAGTGGATCCGCGGCGACTTCGTCGTATCCGATGCCACGTTGAATCGCTTCTTCTCGTTGCATGTTATCGCCATGCCGATCGTGTTGATCCTGTTGGTATTCATCCACATCGTCGCCCTGCACAAGGTCGGCTCGAACAATCCGGACGGCATCGAAATCAAGAAGAACAAAGGTCCGAATGGTTTGCCGCTCGACGGTATTCCGATGCATCCGTACTTCACGTTGAAGGATCTGGTCGGCACGACCGTGTTCTTGATGATTTTCTCGGCCATCGTGTTTTTCTGGCCGGAAATGTCTGGCTGGTTTCTGGAGCACGATAACTTCACGCCGGCGAATATCCTGCAGACGCCGGTCGACATCACGCCGCTTTGGTACTTCACACCGTTCTATTCGATCCTGCGCGCCAACACGATTAACTTTCTCTGGGTTAACGCGAAGATCTGGGGCGTGTTGTTCATGGGGCTTTCGATCGCGGTCCTTTTCTTAGTGCCGTGGCTCGATCGCTCGCCGGTGAAGTCGATCCGTTATCGTGGCTGGATGTACAAAACCGCGTTGGCGATCTTCACCGTAAGTTTCTTTGTTCTCGGCTATCTCGGAACCAAGAAGCCGGACGACATCGATTTGTTTCTCTTCAAGAACGTGTACTGGGCGCAGCTTGGTACCGTGCTGTATTTCGCATTCTTCTTCTTGATGCCGATCTACACGAAGTTAGACAAAACTAAACCGGTGCCGGAGAGGGTGACGTCCAAATGAGAAAGCTTCTATTAGTGCTCATGCTGGCCCTGGTGCCGGCCGCTGCCTTCGCCGGTGGCCGTGGCGAGGCGCATCTCGACCCGGTCAAGATCGACTTGGGCGACAAGCCGTCACTGCAGCGCGGCGCGCGCATCTTCGTCAACTATTGCCTGTCGTGTCACAGCGCTGCTTACATGCGCTACAACCGTATGGGGAAAGACCTCGGTATCTCTGAAGAGTTGGTAGAAGAAAACCTGCTGTTCGCCGCCGACAAGGTCGGGGACCTCATGAAGGCAGTTATGCCGAAGGATGAGGCCAAGGCAACCTTCGGTGTAGCGCCGCCAGATCTCACGCTGGTAGCGCGTTCGCGCGGTCCGGAGTGGGTTTACACTTACATGCGCAGCTTCTACCGCGATGATAAGTCGGTTTCCGGCTGGAACAATATGGTCTTCCCGCATGTTGCCATGCCGCACGTGTTGTACGAGTGGCAAGGCGAGCAACGGCCAGTTTACAAGATCGAGAAGCAGACGACGCACGTTGAGCAAGACGGCAAGCAGGTCGAGAAGGTCGTCGAGACGTCGGTGTTCGAGAAGTTCGAGCTGGCGAAGCCTGGTACCATGAAGCCGGCCGAGTACGATCGCTCGATGCGCGATCTGACGAACTTCCTCGTGTATTTGGGTGAACCCGCCAAGCTCGATCGTTATCGTATCGGCGGTTATGTGTTGCTATTCCTCGCCATATTCCTGGTCTTCGCTTATCTGCTGAAGAAGGAATACTGGAAAGACGTCCACTAGTTGTCCGTTCACCACCGCCGTGCGTTATGCGCGGCGGTGCTTTTGAAGGCCCGGAGTCCGCGTATATGACCGTAGAACGTACTTTTGATCCATTGGTGCCGGCGGCGCGTAAGCCGATTATGACGCTGTATGCCGGTCTGTCCGACCCCTACAGCCATCGCACCCGCATCGTGTTGTTCGAAAAAGATGTCGAGTGCCAAATTGTTGATGTCGATATCAGCAAGAAGCCGCAAGAGTTGGCGGATCTCAATCCGTACAACCAGGTTCCGACCATGGTCGACCGCGATTTGGTGCTGTACGAATCGAACATCATCAACGAGTACCTCGACGAACGGTTGCCGCATCCGCCGTTGATGCCGGTCGATCCGGTGTCGCGCGCCCGTGCGCGTTTGATGTTGCTGCGCTTCGATCGCGATTGGTACAGCTTGATCCCGGACATCACCGGCGGCGACAAGAAAGTCGGCCTGCGTGCCCGTACGATCATCCGCGACGGTTTGGCGGTGATCTCGCCGATCTTCAAGGACCAGCAATTCGTCCTGGGCGAAGAGCTGAGTTTGGTCGATTGCGCGCTGGCGCCATTGTTGTGGCGTCTACAGATTTACGAAATCGAGTTACCGAAGCAGGCCAAACCGATCCTCGACTATGCCGAGCGCCTATTTGCGCGTAAGGCGTTCAAGCTCAGCCTGACTGAGCCTGAAAAGGAAATGCATAAGCCGGTTTAGGCCGCCGCCATGACGCCGTTAAAGCTTTACTTGCTGCGTGCTGTCTACGACTGGACGGTCGAAGGCGGCCTTACTCCGCATGTGATCGTCGATGCCGGTCAACCCGAGGTCAGCGTTCCATCGGCGTATGTGCAGGACGGCAAGATCGTATTGAATGTCGCTGCCCGAGCCGTACAACACTTTGAGCTGACCGAGCAAGCGCTGTCGTTTTCCGCTCGCTTCGGCGGCCGACCGTTCAATGTGTTTTGCCCGCTCGCCGCTATTCGCGCCATCTATGCGCGCGAGAACGGCCAGGGGATTGCATTTCCCGAAGCCGAAGAAGCCACACCGAGTACGCCGCCGGATGTCACTCCGCCACCGGTACCGCGCAAGGGTCCGGTGCTTAAGCGCATCAAGTAACCGGGCGATAATGGGCGCCCGTTCGCGTTCGGAGTCGCCCGTATGATTCGCGTCCTGCAAGCCGATATCACGACGCTCAAGGTCGGGGCCATCGTCAATGCCGCCAATGAAACGTTGCTCGGCGGTGGCGGTGTCGACGGCGCGATTCATCGCGCCGCCGGTCCCGAGCTGCTAGCACATTGCCGGAGACTTGGCGGTTGCCCGACCGGTGAAGCGAAAATTACGCCCGCCTTTAAACTTCCCGTTCAATGGATCATCCACACGGTTGGGCCGGTTTGGCGCGGTGGTGACCATCACGAAGCGACGTTGCTAGCCAACTGTTATCGCCATTCATTGGAGTTGGCGTTGACGCATGCCGTCGGTTCCATTGCGTTTCCGTCGATCAGCACTGGCGTCTATCGTTACCCGAAGGAAGAGGCGGCGCGCATTGCGGTGTCGGTGCTGCGCGAGTACGAGCGTCGCTTCGAGGAGATCATCGCTTGTTGCTTCAGTGCCGGGGATCAGGCGATGTATGAGCGCTTGTTGCGGGAGTAGTAACGCTTGTTGGTCTCTTGACGCATCTAATTAACACAACGCCTTCATGTTAGCTGATGTCATCCTCGTTACTCATGCCCTCATCGTCGGTTTTATTGCGCTCGGCTTTGTCGTTATCCCGCTCGGAAATTTGTGCCACTGGCGTTTT includes these proteins:
- a CDS encoding glutathione S-transferase N-terminal domain-containing protein: MMTLYAGLSDPYSHRTRIVLFEKDVECQIVDVDISKKPQELADLNPYNQVPTMVDRDLVLYESNIINEYLDERLPHPPLMPVDPVSRARARLMLLRFDRDWYSLIPDITGGDKKVGLRARTIIRDGLAVISPIFKDQQFVLGEELSLVDCALAPLLWRLQIYEIELPKQAKPILDYAERLFARKAFKLSLTEPEKEMHKPV
- the tatB gene encoding twin-arginine translocase subunit TatB, which codes for MFDVGFSELLIVGLVALLVLGPKRLPEVASTAGRWLGRLRAFMADAKRDLDREIQQANIPEWQQLTGELDDARRLMDETSAQLSHDLASAVPNASDIGVPSIAPPAAEPAAVEAVAAEESAAAVPKKAKARRKTAVRKPKAVTKKKSVQAPEVADAEPEVKPEIKE
- a CDS encoding O-acetyl-ADP-ribose deacetylase; translation: MIRVLQADITTLKVGAIVNAANETLLGGGGVDGAIHRAAGPELLAHCRRLGGCPTGEAKITPAFKLPVQWIIHTVGPVWRGGDHHEATLLANCYRHSLELALTHAVGSIAFPSISTGVYRYPKEEAARIAVSVLREYERRFEEIIACCFSAGDQAMYERLLRE
- a CDS encoding phosphoribosyl-ATP diphosphatase → MSDTLSKVAAMLEARKGAAPETSYAASLYAKGLDAILKKIGEEATETVIAAKGGERSQLIHEVADLWFHTLVLLAQQGLKPDDILQELDRRLGRSGLEEKASRALKDPR
- a CDS encoding ClpXP protease specificity-enhancing factor, producing MTPLKLYLLRAVYDWTVEGGLTPHVIVDAGQPEVSVPSAYVQDGKIVLNVAARAVQHFELTEQALSFSARFGGRPFNVFCPLAAIRAIYARENGQGIAFPEAEEATPSTPPDVTPPPVPRKGPVLKRIK
- the tatC gene encoding twin-arginine translocase subunit TatC, producing the protein MPVAETDEVSGTLISHLLELRNRILYAVIAVAVVFIGLVPWSNDVYTLLAQPLLAVLPAGASMIATDVASPFLTPIRLTAMVSVAIAAPILLYQIWAFVAPGLYKHERRLVVPLVVSSVVLFYSGMAFAYFAVFPVVFKFFVGTVPEGVMMMPSISAYLDFVFSLFFAFGIAFEVPVAVVILVYMGVVSPEALSEKRPYVIVGIFIAAAILTPPDVLSQLLLAVPMCLLYEVGALVARRIHKRSPRPE
- a CDS encoding cytochrome c1 → MRKLLLVLMLALVPAAAFAGGRGEAHLDPVKIDLGDKPSLQRGARIFVNYCLSCHSAAYMRYNRMGKDLGISEELVEENLLFAADKVGDLMKAVMPKDEAKATFGVAPPDLTLVARSRGPEWVYTYMRSFYRDDKSVSGWNNMVFPHVAMPHVLYEWQGEQRPVYKIEKQTTHVEQDGKQVEKVVETSVFEKFELAKPGTMKPAEYDRSMRDLTNFLVYLGEPAKLDRYRIGGYVLLFLAIFLVFAYLLKKEYWKDVH
- the petA gene encoding ubiquinol-cytochrome c reductase iron-sulfur subunit codes for the protein MSAEGVDPRRRRLLVATTGLGLVGAAFAATPFVKSMLPSARARAAGAPVEVDISKLESGQLITVEWRGKPVWIVRRTPEMLESLKQDEGILADPQSTVVSQQPAYAKNPGRSIKPEVLVLVGICTHLGCSPDKRLTAGATSGLGDNWPGGFFCPCHGSKFDLAGRVFKNVPAPTNLVVPQHSYLSDSRVLIGVDPKDQKDQKGAA
- the tatA gene encoding Sec-independent protein translocase subunit TatA, with amino-acid sequence MGSWSIWHWLIVLVVVMLVFGTKKLGNIGGDLGSAIRNFKKAVKDGEQEDEKQAPAPAEPPRFANSGRVIDAEVTTTKDKSKA
- the hisI gene encoding phosphoribosyl-AMP cyclohydrolase; this translates as MSDSWLDNVKWGNDGLVPAIAQDAGTGKVLTLAWMNRESLAATALEGRAVYWSRSRAKLWRKGEESGHVQRIREIRLDCDNDAVLLLVEQLGGIACHTGRESCFYQRLTQDQWAAVEPVLKPAREIYGKK
- the hisF gene encoding imidazole glycerol phosphate synthase subunit HisF, whose translation is MGLAKRVIPCLDVDNGRVVKGVKFVEIRDAGDPVEIARRYDEQGADEITFLDITASSDNRGTMVHVVERMADQVFIPLTVGGGIRTVDDVRRMLNAGADKVSINTAAVTDPDFVKRAADRFGAQCIVVAVDAKQTQTGPAPRWEVYTHGGRRATGLDVIEWAARMAAYGAGEILLTSMDRDGTKNGFDLPLTRAVADAVSVPVIASGGVGNLDHLVAGVREGAADAVLAASIFHFGEYTVGQAKQRMAEAGLEVRR
- a CDS encoding cytochrome bc complex cytochrome b subunit — protein: MKPSESKGLVGWVDERFPLTETWELHASKYSTPKNFNFWYYFGSLALVVLAMQILTGIFLTMHYKPDTGLAFSSVEYIMRDVEYGWLLRYLHSTGASMFFVVVYLHIFRAFLYGSHRGPRELLWIIGVVIFIVLMAEAFMGYLLPWGNMSYWGAQVIISLFDAIPVVGPGLSEWIRGDFVVSDATLNRFFSLHVIAMPIVLILLVFIHIVALHKVGSNNPDGIEIKKNKGPNGLPLDGIPMHPYFTLKDLVGTTVFLMIFSAIVFFWPEMSGWFLEHDNFTPANILQTPVDITPLWYFTPFYSILRANTINFLWVNAKIWGVLFMGLSIAVLFLVPWLDRSPVKSIRYRGWMYKTALAIFTVSFFVLGYLGTKKPDDIDLFLFKNVYWAQLGTVLYFAFFFLMPIYTKLDKTKPVPERVTSK